A window from Cyprinus carpio isolate SPL01 unplaced genomic scaffold, ASM1834038v1 S000006657, whole genome shotgun sequence encodes these proteins:
- the LOC109052030 gene encoding GATOR complex protein DEPDC5-like: MTVTMKANKSYKLVVHKKGFGGSDDELMMNPKVFPQVKLGDIVEIAHPNDEYSPLLLQVKSLKEDLQKETISVDQTVTQAFKLRAYQDVIINIVDPKDVTLDLVELTFKDQYIGRGDMWRLKKSLVSTCAYVTQKVEFAGIR; the protein is encoded by the exons ATGACTGTCACCATGAAGGCAAACAAGTCCTACAAACTTGTGGTGCACAAGAAGGGCTTTGGAGGGAGCG ATGATGAGTTGATGATGAATCCTAAAGTCTTTCCTCAGGTGAAACTGGGGGATATTGTTGAGATTGCTCATCCGAATGATGAGTACAG tcctctgctgctgcaggTCAAGAGTTTGAAAGAAGACCTGCAGAAAG AAACTATCAGTGTAGATCAGACAGTGACTCAGGCCTTCAAGCTTCGCGCCTACCAGGACGTCATCATCAATATTGTGGACCCAAAG GATGTGACTTTGGATCTGGTGGAGCTCACCTTTAAAGATCAGTATATTGGACGAGGAGACATGTGGAGACTGAAGAAGAGCTTA GTGAGCACGTGTGCGTATGTGACACAGAAAGTAGAGTTTGCAGGGATCAGGTAA
- the LOC109060774 gene encoding ras-related protein Rab-36-like isoform X2: MHLSPPVSRDRIISTFPKCYNPQACLQMKDDWNTKATMACQDRAARQQGYDRLKMSKAVVVGDLNVGKTCLINRFCKDVFERDYKATIGVDFEIERFEISGLPFSLQIWDTAGQEKFKCIASAYYRGAQVIITVFDMADIKSLEHTQQWLSEALRENEPDSCFVFLVGTKRDLLSAEECQRTESDAINIAAEMKAEFWSVSSKTGENIQEFFFRVAALAFEDAILKDLETGSSTAQIGDGSILDDKVLEDAQEKPKKKSCC, translated from the exons ATGCATCTCAGTCCTCCTGTCAGCAGAGACAGGATCATATCCACATTTCCAAAG TGTTATAATCCACAAGCCTGCCTACAGATGAAGGATGATTGGAATACAAAAGCCACGATGGCTTGCCAAGACCGGGCTGCACGTCAGCAAGG GTATGACAGGCTTAAGATGTCAAAAGCAGTAGTGGTTGGAGATCTCAATGTGGGAAAGACATGCTTAATAAACAG GTTCTGTAAAGACGTGTTTGAGAGAGACTACAAGGCTACTATAGGCGTTGACTTTGAGATTGAGAGATTTGAGATATCTGGGCTGCCCTTTTCTCTTCAAAT ATGGGACACTGCTGGTCAGGAAAAGTTCAAATGCATCGCATCAGCATATTATAGAGGAGCTCAAG ttattattactgTCTTCGACATGGCGGATATCAAGAGCTTGGAACACACACA ACAGTGGTTATCAGAAGCACTGCGGGAAAATGAACCAgactcttgttttgttttcttagttGGCACAAAAAGAGACCTCCTG TCTGCAGAAGAGTGCCAGAGAACAGAGAGCGATGCCATAAATATTGCAGCAGAAATGAAGGCTGAGTTTTGGTCGGTGTCCTCAAAAACAG GGGAGAACATCCAGGAGTTTTTCTTTCGCGTGGCAGCTCTGGCCTTTGAAGATGCCATCCTAAAGGACCTGGAGACAGGAAGCAGCACGGCTCAGATTGGAGATGGAAGTATTCTCG ATGATAAAGTACTGGAAGATGCACAGGAAAAGCCAAAGAAGAAGTCCTGTTGTTGA
- the LOC109060774 gene encoding ras-related protein Rab-36-like isoform X1: protein MHLSPPVSRDRIISTFPKVHSLASHYQCYNPQACLQMKDDWNTKATMACQDRAARQQGYDRLKMSKAVVVGDLNVGKTCLINRFCKDVFERDYKATIGVDFEIERFEISGLPFSLQIWDTAGQEKFKCIASAYYRGAQVIITVFDMADIKSLEHTQQWLSEALRENEPDSCFVFLVGTKRDLLSAEECQRTESDAINIAAEMKAEFWSVSSKTGENIQEFFFRVAALAFEDAILKDLETGSSTAQIGDGSILDDKVLEDAQEKPKKKSCC from the exons ATGCATCTCAGTCCTCCTGTCAGCAGAGACAGGATCATATCCACATTTCCAAAGGTACACTCTCTAGCATCACATTATCAG TGTTATAATCCACAAGCCTGCCTACAGATGAAGGATGATTGGAATACAAAAGCCACGATGGCTTGCCAAGACCGGGCTGCACGTCAGCAAGG GTATGACAGGCTTAAGATGTCAAAAGCAGTAGTGGTTGGAGATCTCAATGTGGGAAAGACATGCTTAATAAACAG GTTCTGTAAAGACGTGTTTGAGAGAGACTACAAGGCTACTATAGGCGTTGACTTTGAGATTGAGAGATTTGAGATATCTGGGCTGCCCTTTTCTCTTCAAAT ATGGGACACTGCTGGTCAGGAAAAGTTCAAATGCATCGCATCAGCATATTATAGAGGAGCTCAAG ttattattactgTCTTCGACATGGCGGATATCAAGAGCTTGGAACACACACA ACAGTGGTTATCAGAAGCACTGCGGGAAAATGAACCAgactcttgttttgttttcttagttGGCACAAAAAGAGACCTCCTG TCTGCAGAAGAGTGCCAGAGAACAGAGAGCGATGCCATAAATATTGCAGCAGAAATGAAGGCTGAGTTTTGGTCGGTGTCCTCAAAAACAG GGGAGAACATCCAGGAGTTTTTCTTTCGCGTGGCAGCTCTGGCCTTTGAAGATGCCATCCTAAAGGACCTGGAGACAGGAAGCAGCACGGCTCAGATTGGAGATGGAAGTATTCTCG ATGATAAAGTACTGGAAGATGCACAGGAAAAGCCAAAGAAGAAGTCCTGTTGTTGA